The segment CTTTGATTGCGCGTCCGTCACCGAACTGACGAAGTTGATGATCGACTCTTTTGCTGGGCCGTCGTTCCAGGACGAGAGCGGATCAGCCGCCTGAGAGAGAAACGGCCAGACAAACAAAAGACCTGTGACGACTAGGCGGACCAGTGGCATCTTCGAAAGTTTCGTATTCATTCCGCAGGTTCCTCCATCCGAACCATGTTCCAGTACTCTTGCTTGTCGGCGCCGAAGTGAACTAGTGCTGTGGATTCGTCTTCGGTCAAATTGTGAACGACCGTTTCCATCACGACTTCCTTGTTCTTTTCGTCGGCAAATTTCCAAGCGGCTCTTTGCGTTTTTCGATCAACCGTTCCTTCGATCGGGCGGCTGGAATCAGTGGTCTCGTTGTAGAACGTCCCGGCGATGATACCTTCTTTACTGACGGCTAATTGAATTAGCAATCCGGTATCCGTGGCCTCTTCCGCCGAAATAGAAAACACGCCCAATGGCATCCACTCGACCTTATCTGGATTGACTGTTTCTGGAACATTTTCGGCGATCGTGGACGCCTGGTCGTAGTACACATCGGCCGCCGCAACTTGCTGGTCATCCACATAGACATAGTTGTCGCGATACACGACGGTCGAACCGTAGTCATATACGACCGGTGTTGGTGTCACCCAGTTCCAAGCGAAAAAGGTTCCCACCGTAGCCCAACTGCCGACTCGCCAACCCCAATACGGCGGATAACGATTCCAACCATGCTGCCAGCGCCAATGATTGGGGTGACGGCTATATCCCGGATCCCAAAAGTTACTGTTGCCGAAGGGACGATTGACGTTGTTTGAATACTTGTTGCGAATCGAACTGACATTGTTACTGCCGATGCGATTGCCAATGTTGACGCGGTTGCCCGCGTTGATATTGATATCTCGGTCGCCAATGTTTCCGACTCTGTCGCGAACGTTGGTGTCGCCAATTTTCACATTGTCTTTGATGCTGCCTCCATCGGGACGGTTCGGCCTGTCTTTGCCGATTCCACCTGGCAACGCACTTGGCAATTCGCCAGGCAGCTTTGAACCTATATCGCCTGGACGCTTCCCAGTTACCTTGCCAGGTAGCGTTGTCGGGCGGTTGGAACCGCCCGGCATGCCAAGGAAGTCATCCAGTTGTCCAATGTTGGGACGTTTGCCGCCAAACGTCGGTCCGTTCGCCCCGCCAATGCTGGGGCGATCACCACTTCCCAAACCGGGACGGTCTCCGCCGCCAAGGCTGGGCCGACTGATACTAGGTCGATCGGCACCTGGACGACTGATGTTGGGACGACTGATGTTGGGACGACTGATGTCGGGACGACTTGTCGCCGGCTGCGAGATGTTTGGGCGAGAAACTTGGGGTCGACTTGGGGTAGGGCGAGTTGCACCCGGAAGACTTGGCCGGCTAGGACTGGGGCGGGTAAAATTTGAACGGTTAATCGATGGTGTCGCTCGACTCATTGACGGCGCATGCGATGAAAAGTTCGGACGGGCACCGCCACCAAAACTGCTGCCGCCCATCCGAGCGCCTCCACCCATTCTGGCTGCGCCTCCGCTGCCGACACGCCCACCTCCTCGCCCGGCCAATGCGTCGGCTACGGGAAAGGAGCACAGAAAAACTGAGATGCAGAGAATCCAAATTTTGGTTTTCATGATGCTTGCCAATTGAGAATGGGTAGCTGGATCAATCTTGTGTTTCGAAATAAAGACGGTTTTGTTGCGATTCGCAAAGTGGTCCTGGTCACTCACCGCGATTCAGCGTAACTGGGCCTACGCTTGGCAACAGTTCGTCATCCACCTGCCTGGCGATAGCTTGGTAGCTAACCGAACCATCGCTCCCCAGTTGGTAAATATGAGTGGAAGACCCCACCCGGCCATCCGCGAGAATGCTTTTGGAACTCTCGAGATAGCGACCGTCTTCGATCTTCCATCGACCTGCAGCGTATCCTCCATCGGAGTCAAACGTCCATGAGCGGATCGCCTCATTAACAGGATCCCATCCGACGACCTGCGTCCCTTCGAAACTGTCTTCTGCTCCATCTTGCACTTCAAAAGAGCGGATGATGAAGTTCTGATTCTTTGACCAGCGGCATGTCGTCGTGATCGATGACTGCTCGTCGCCGGCACTCCACGTTCCAATCATCCATTCTAGGTTTTTCAGATGTTCGTAATTCGACGGCGCCGCATCGACGTGCGTGCTCTCAATGATCGAATCAATTTTCCATCCACTCTCTATTTTGACATGCACGGCAACATAGTCCGTACGTTCGAGTACTTGCTCTGACGCAAAAATCGTTGATACACCCGTCTCGCGAGCAACGTTCGGCGAGATCATCTCAATCGACTTCACATCAACAGAGAGCTTTGGATCCTTTACTTCTGCAAAGTACGCACTCAATTGCTCCGACAATTTGTCGCGGCCCTTCGTAACATTCCCTTCAGAATCGGTCACTTGCCCGTTTTCCATCCAACGGGAAGCGATGCCGGCAACGTTACCGTCGTTGAAGTCCTTTACGTAGCCTTCGACGGCATTGGAAATGGCTTTCATGTCGCCGCTTGCGGGTTCGGCCGCCGCAGCGGGAACGAAAACAATCAGCGATGCGATGTAGATGGCGAATAGTTTTTTCATAAATTTTCTCGAAGAGAGTGGTCGACCGAGCGGCGAGAGCCACCAAGCGTCGCTGTCCAACTAATTCTTTATCAAATACTCAATCAAGGATTTTTCCATCATCCGATCTGGTGCGAACGGGGATTTGTCGAAGTAGTCCAACCTGAAAGGAAAAACTTGATGCTGTGCGATGCCGAGGGTCGCGTTACGGAAACAGCCTATTGCCATCGCACCACACATTTGCGCCTCACGATCGATTCGAAGCGAGACTTTCATATCGCAAATTTCGCCAACCGATTTCGATTCAAATTCGATCAGTCGCTTACCGGGATTGATCTTATCATTTGAGCAAATTCTAGTTTGCTCAATCCCGAAAAACTGGACTCATAACACAGATTTTTTTGATTCACGAAACAACCGAGCCCGCCGAGAAAACGGCTACTGCGTACAGTATTCCGCTGCGTTCTCGGGCAAGTCGAGCCGCCTCGACCAAAAAACGACTAAATTCCCAAGCTGGACTCCGTCGACTTGAGAATCTCCATGATTGGACCACCGAAGGCCATCTCGCTCGGCGACAACGCAGCAGTGCCCTCTGGATGCAAGAGAGCCGACAACCACCGATGGCGAGCTATTTGCTTTTGGCCGATTCGGGCAGAGCAACTTCGTTCAACTGTGAGTGCTCTCCATCGACTCTTCCGCAAAATTGTCCGCTCATCTACGAATCCGACCGAGTCGAATGCCAGGAAAGACATCTCGATCGACTAACCTTGATGACGCGACCGTTGCCTACACTGCACGCAAAATGAATGCCGTTGACCGTTCCAAAAACCCTCAGTCGCAGAAACCTTTTGCGTGGTCAATTACGTGGGTCAACCGCTCGTTCACGAGTCATGGCTTTGGAACGCCTTTGTTGCGGAACACATCTTTCAAAGATTTGATTTGCGAGGGTGACGCGTATTCGGATTGCGTCACCGCCACCCAGCCGTCGATGTAACTCGATGGTGCGTAGTTGTGACCGTGGCCGATCGGAACCGTTGTCGCCATGGGAAGGTCAAATCCAATTTGCAAGAATGTGATGATCGGATACCAACGCAAGTACGGCGACACATCCGGCCCCGGAGGATCAGTCAACCAAGCGGGACGACTCCACGCCAGGCTGGGCGAAAACCAAACCATTGGATCGCTTGAGTACTGAATGTACGCGTCTCTCATCGGCCCCCACTCTTTGCCTGGTTCCAGCGAGTTTTCTTGCGCGGTGAATCGGAGCAGTCTTCCGTCGCGGAATGTTGGCAACCAAGCGGGACTTTCGGGATTGCGATTGCGCACGACGGACTTCCATTGCTTGCTCGGAAACGGCGGCCCGCTCCATAGGGCACCGTCGATCGGGTCTTCAAAGACCGTCAGCAGATCGGCGGACTCTTCCGAACCCAGTGACCCAAGGCTCAAACCATGTAGATAAAGTCGTGGCCGGCCGTCCTTGGGAAGCGTTTTCCAGTAACCGTAGACCTCATCAAACAAAGCCTGGGCCGAATCGATCGAACGCTGCGGGTCGACCAAAATCGTGATCCAACTTGGCAAGTAGGAATATTGAATGCTGACGATCGCCGTGTCGCCACCGTGTAGGTACTCGACCGTGTCGACCGCCGATGGATCAAGCCAACCTGTCCCCGTCGGCGTGGCTACGATCAGGACCGAGCGATCAAAGCCACCAACGCGTTTGAGTTCTTCCAACGCTAGTTTGGCGCGCCCACGCATCGTGGGGCGCGATCGCACTCCGGCGTATACACGAACCGGACGTTCGGCTTCTTCGCCAATGAAGTCCGAGATCTCGGCCTGTGTCGGACCGAGAGCCAGGAAGTTCTTGCCTTGGCGACCGATCGAATCCCAATTCACGAGCGAGGCTTCGCTTCCGGTCATGGTTTCGTTGGTTGGCGGTTTGACTTCGTCATCGCTTCGTTCATCTAATTTGGCGAAGAACGAATCGGCGACTGACAACAAGTTCTTTGCGACCAAGTCATTCGAAAGGAACAACACCACCAACCCAACGCTGACGAACGCAGTGGCGGTCGCCACCTTACGCGGCAAGATGTGATTGAGCTTGCCCGCGACGAATCCGCTCGCAGCGACAAACGCTCGCGCAAGAGATACCAAGATAGCCCCCAGAACAACCGCAATCGCGGCGGTGCGATACGGATAGGCAGTCTCCAAGTCCTCCATTCCCATTAGGCCACGAATCGAATTTTGCCAAAACGTCATGCGCCAAAGGAAACCAACGAATAACAACGCCACGACGCCAACGGTGATCCGCTTGGCGATCAACTGAGTGCGACCGGCAGGTTCACGGAATTCGAAAAACTGATAGACCCACACCGCCAACACACCAACCGTGTATCCGATCGCCAACGCAAAACCAGATAGAATCCCCTGCACCAAGTACGTTCGCGGCAACAAAGACGGCGTCACCGAAGCAGCAAAGAACAGTGCCGCCAGCATTAATCCGACAAAGGAGAAAGATTTTTTGTATTGGACCAGTTGTTCTTTCATCGAATCGACTATGCAAGATTTTAATGTGGTTTCGACCAGAGCGATCAACTGGTATTCTGTTCGATACGCATGATGTCTACCACGCCCATTTCATTACTCTTTTTGTTCTGGAAACTACGATCATCGTCGTCGCCCGAAAAGGCGATCTGTTTTTGGCGAGTGAATGATCGACCACGTTCGAATGCGTTTTCGCTATGCTTGGTTAGCGGCAGTTTTTTGTTTCCAGCTGGTGGCTGTTTTCAGTCACGTCTCATCTGGATGGGCTCAAGATGTATCTGTTGCAACCAGGACGTCGAGCTCCAAAATCACGAAAATTACATTTGGGCAATTTCGTTTTAACAACGTCCGAGAGGGTTATCAGGCGTTGACGTGGAACGAAGTGATCGGAGCAACTCGGTACCAAGTCCGCGATTCCAAGGGCGTGTCGTTTTACGACGGCATTCTACCTGAAGCCTTCATTTCCGGCTTGCCGGATGGGCAGCACTCCTTTTCGGTCAAAGCGTATTCGGACGATGGCGGACTGGTCGGCGCCAGCCAAACAGCGGCGGTGATCACGGTCGACCATTGGTCGATGACGCAAGCGTGGGTTTGCTTTGGTGTCGGGTTGGTCGTTGTTCTGGCCATTATCGGTGCCATCGGCTGGGGCTGGATGCACGATCGGCAGACATCTTCCTGTTCCTTGACTTACGCGAAGCGGGCAGAGACTTACGCGAAGCGGGCAGAGACTTACGCGAAGCGGGCAGAGACTTACGCGAAGCGGGCAGACGATTCATGATCTGCAGTTGCATCCATTTCAGCCTGGCGTCGACCGCTATTCTGTCGCCCACCGCGGGCTACGTGATGCTGGCATGCTTTAGCGTTCTTTGGATCGGCCTGGGCATATGGTGGGGGCGCCAAGCAAAGTCTTATGATGGCTTTGCCGTGGCGGGACGGAATGTTGGTTTAGCACTAGGGACCGCAACTGCAGTCGCGACATGGATTACTTCCAACACGACCATGCTGGCACCTCAGTTCGCGTTGCAGTTGGGCATTTGGGGCGCGGTCGCGTATTCCACCGCCAGCTTTGGTTTGTTTGCTTTCGCGCCAATGAGTGGTCGAATCAGGAGACTGATGCCGCATGGTTACACGGCCGTTGAATTCGTTCGTCGCCGTTATGGCTTGCTTGGTTCGATACCGTTTCTGCTGATCTCGATCTTCTATGCGTTCACCTGGTTGATTTCCATGTCGATGGCGGGTGGCAAACTGTTGGAAGTGTTGTCGGGCATCCCCTATCCCGTGGGCATGTCGGTGGTCGTCACTGTCTGTGTTGTCTACACACTTTTCGGCGGCATGTACGCCGTCATCGGGACCGACTTTATCCAGAGCTTGATCATCATGATCGGTTTGGTCGTTGTAGCCGTCGCTGTACTGGTGCAAATCGACATTGCCGATGTGCACTCCAAGCTGGAAAACAACCGTCCGATGCTGCTGTCGGTTTTCTTTCCTGCCGCACTGATGGCGTTGTTCAACAACATGCTGTTTGGGTTTGGCGAGATTTTCCACAGCAACGTGTG is part of the Rubripirellula reticaptiva genome and harbors:
- a CDS encoding SgcJ/EcaC family oxidoreductase gives rise to the protein MKKLFAIYIASLIVFVPAAAAEPASGDMKAISNAVEGYVKDFNDGNVAGIASRWMENGQVTDSEGNVTKGRDKLSEQLSAYFAEVKDPKLSVDVKSIEMISPNVARETGVSTIFASEQVLERTDYVAVHVKIESGWKIDSIIESTHVDAAPSNYEHLKNLEWMIGTWSAGDEQSSITTTCRWSKNQNFIIRSFEVQDGAEDSFEGTQVVGWDPVNEAIRSWTFDSDGGYAAGRWKIEDGRYLESSKSILADGRVGSSTHIYQLGSDGSVSYQAIARQVDDELLPSVGPVTLNRGE
- a CDS encoding alpha/beta hydrolase, which produces MKEQLVQYKKSFSFVGLMLAALFFAASVTPSLLPRTYLVQGILSGFALAIGYTVGVLAVWVYQFFEFREPAGRTQLIAKRITVGVVALLFVGFLWRMTFWQNSIRGLMGMEDLETAYPYRTAAIAVVLGAILVSLARAFVAASGFVAGKLNHILPRKVATATAFVSVGLVVLFLSNDLVAKNLLSVADSFFAKLDERSDDEVKPPTNETMTGSEASLVNWDSIGRQGKNFLALGPTQAEISDFIGEEAERPVRVYAGVRSRPTMRGRAKLALEELKRVGGFDRSVLIVATPTGTGWLDPSAVDTVEYLHGGDTAIVSIQYSYLPSWITILVDPQRSIDSAQALFDEVYGYWKTLPKDGRPRLYLHGLSLGSLGSEESADLLTVFEDPIDGALWSGPPFPSKQWKSVVRNRNPESPAWLPTFRDGRLLRFTAQENSLEPGKEWGPMRDAYIQYSSDPMVWFSPSLAWSRPAWLTDPPGPDVSPYLRWYPIITFLQIGFDLPMATTVPIGHGHNYAPSSYIDGWVAVTQSEYASPSQIKSLKDVFRNKGVPKP
- a CDS encoding sodium:solute symporter family transporter, with the protein product MICSCIHFSLASTAILSPTAGYVMLACFSVLWIGLGIWWGRQAKSYDGFAVAGRNVGLALGTATAVATWITSNTTMLAPQFALQLGIWGAVAYSTASFGLFAFAPMSGRIRRLMPHGYTAVEFVRRRYGLLGSIPFLLISIFYAFTWLISMSMAGGKLLEVLSGIPYPVGMSVVVTVCVVYTLFGGMYAVIGTDFIQSLIIMIGLVVVAVAVLVQIDIADVHSKLENNRPMLLSVFFPAALMALFNNMLFGFGEIFHSNVWWSRAFAMREGVGPKAYAIGGALWLPIPIVAGFLGLAAPALGIGISQPDTVGPLVAATLLGTGGALLVFVVVFCSLASSIDSLLAATADLIVNDIIAPMNKLRISQADEASCENPETTPMRMTDAAKRRASTLTIIFLGAASWAVAYPNVGSLATVLFFAGPMVGSCIWPIIGGLYFRRPGPTAACLSMLFGTTTGLWAYFAIGWFVASLVGASISGVVFGLATLVLPDNFDFKNLADEAM